A window from Pseudobutyrivibrio ruminis HUN009 encodes these proteins:
- a CDS encoding tetratricopeptide repeat protein: protein MRKRILCAILTLIMTASFVGCGKYSQSEIDLRDQGIEQMDAGNYEEAITLFDQALAKSIGKVTDLEIDINYYKAAAQFSAGSFDDAVKTYTYLIKYDGDNYEAYFLRGSIYATEGEIGEAITDYDAAVAIDEKNYLLYIQIYENLNSLGYTDQGLVYLNNALDVSDKSANGKYYKGRIYYMLGQTTEAQEYLQAAVDKDIIEAKLYLAKLYQDAGDYDSAQTLLEEYAASDEVTSSALAALGDIEMTNGNYENALGYYQAGLSLDSIDNMSELMKGQVAALEKLERYSEAKDVLTQYLESYPNDEAASKELIFLETR from the coding sequence ATGAGAAAAAGAATTCTATGTGCAATACTAACTTTAATAATGACAGCATCCTTTGTAGGATGTGGTAAATATAGCCAGTCTGAAATCGACCTGAGAGACCAGGGAATTGAACAGATGGATGCAGGCAACTACGAAGAAGCCATCACCCTTTTTGACCAGGCACTTGCTAAATCTATTGGTAAGGTTACTGATTTGGAAATAGATATAAACTATTACAAAGCGGCGGCTCAGTTTTCTGCAGGTTCATTTGATGATGCAGTAAAGACTTATACCTACCTTATTAAATATGATGGAGATAATTACGAAGCATATTTCCTTAGAGGAAGCATTTATGCTACAGAGGGTGAAATCGGAGAAGCTATCACAGATTATGATGCTGCTGTAGCAATCGATGAAAAGAACTATCTATTATATATACAGATTTATGAAAACCTTAATTCTTTAGGCTACACAGATCAGGGATTAGTTTATTTAAACAACGCTTTGGATGTATCTGATAAATCTGCCAATGGCAAATACTACAAGGGCAGAATATACTACATGCTTGGCCAAACCACAGAGGCACAGGAATACCTACAGGCAGCAGTTGATAAAGATATAATAGAAGCAAAGCTTTACTTAGCAAAGCTATATCAGGATGCTGGGGACTATGATTCAGCACAGACTCTACTGGAAGAGTATGCTGCATCTGATGAGGTTACCAGCAGCGCACTTGCGGCACTAGGCGATATAGAGATGACAAATGGCAATTATGAAAATGCCTTGGGATACTATCAGGCAGGGTTGAGTCTGGATTCAATAGACAATATGTCTGAACTTATGAAGGGACAGGTTGCAGCACTTGAAAAGCTGGAAAGATACTCAGAAGCTAAGGATGTGTTGACACAATATCTTGAGAGCTATCCAAATGATGAAGCGGCATCAAAAGAGTTAATATTCTTGGAGACAAGATAA
- a CDS encoding electron transfer flavoprotein subunit beta/FixA family protein has protein sequence MNIVVCIKQVPDTKGGVKFNPDGTLDRAAMLAIMNPDDKAGLEAALRIKDETGAKVTVLTMGLPKADDMLREALAMGADEAVLVTDRRLGGADTWATSSTVAAAVKKLDYDLIITGRQAIDGDTAQVGPQIAEHLGLPVISYAEDIKVEGNSVIVKRQYEDRYHEIKAQMPCLITALSELNEPRYMTPGGIFDAFDKEVTVWGRDDLTDLDDANIGLAGSPTKIAKASDKVRKGAGEKVALDPKESVEYIVGKLKEKHVI, from the coding sequence ATGAATATCGTAGTATGTATTAAACAGGTTCCTGATACAAAGGGCGGCGTTAAGTTTAACCCAGATGGAACTCTTGATAGAGCAGCTATGCTCGCAATTATGAATCCTGATGACAAGGCAGGCCTTGAGGCTGCTCTTCGTATCAAGGATGAGACAGGCGCAAAGGTTACAGTTCTTACAATGGGACTTCCTAAGGCAGATGATATGCTTCGTGAAGCTCTTGCTATGGGTGCTGATGAAGCAGTACTTGTTACAGATAGACGCCTTGGTGGCGCTGATACTTGGGCTACATCTTCAACAGTTGCAGCTGCAGTAAAGAAACTTGATTATGATCTTATCATCACAGGTCGTCAGGCTATCGATGGTGATACAGCTCAGGTTGGTCCACAGATCGCTGAGCACCTTGGTCTTCCAGTTATCTCTTATGCAGAGGATATTAAGGTTGAAGGAAACAGCGTAATCGTTAAGCGTCAGTATGAAGACAGATATCATGAGATTAAGGCTCAGATGCCATGTCTTATCACAGCTCTTTCAGAGCTTAACGAGCCACGTTATATGACTCCAGGCGGAATCTTCGATGCTTTCGATAAGGAAGTAACAGTATGGGGCCGTGATGATCTTACAGATCTTGATGATGCAAACATCGGTCTTGCTGGTTCTCCAACAAAGATTGCAAAGGCTTCTGATAAGGTTCGTAAGGGTGCAGGCGAGAAGGTTGCACTTGATCCTAAGGAGTCAGTAGAATATATCGTTGGCAAGCTTAAAGAAAAGCATGTAATTTAA
- a CDS encoding threonine/serine ThrE exporter family protein, with protein sequence MSDTKKVLSFAVELGDILLRNGAEVYRVEDSVLAILNSYDITDCDVYVLSNGIFASADEVTEHASSMIRHVPMYPTHLGRIAGLNALCREVCSKEITLDEAWVKLEECKRIPSYNFPMLIIATAIGCGGFSYLYGGTVLDALIACIVGAVLRLFLYFEARMGNSKTITNVLASMVISLTAILFYAVGLPVHYDKIIIGAIMPLVPGIPLTNSIRDFINSDYLSGSIRLIDALLTAFCIAVGVGVVITFAHFIGGGAYI encoded by the coding sequence ATGTCAGATACAAAAAAAGTGTTATCCTTTGCTGTGGAACTAGGAGACATTCTTCTTAGAAATGGAGCAGAGGTCTACAGGGTCGAGGACAGTGTCCTCGCCATTTTAAATTCATATGATATTACAGACTGTGATGTGTACGTATTGAGCAACGGAATATTCGCAAGTGCAGATGAGGTTACAGAGCACGCCAGCTCAATGATCAGACATGTGCCTATGTATCCAACTCACCTAGGACGTATCGCTGGGCTGAATGCTTTATGCCGTGAAGTCTGTTCAAAAGAGATTACACTAGATGAAGCATGGGTTAAGCTGGAAGAATGTAAACGAATTCCATCTTACAATTTCCCAATGTTAATAATTGCCACTGCCATTGGATGCGGTGGATTTTCCTATTTATATGGAGGAACCGTTTTAGATGCTTTAATCGCATGCATAGTTGGTGCGGTCCTTAGATTATTCCTTTACTTCGAGGCTCGCATGGGTAATTCCAAAACAATTACCAACGTACTAGCAAGTATGGTTATATCCCTCACTGCTATTCTCTTTTATGCAGTAGGGCTTCCTGTTCACTACGACAAAATAATCATCGGTGCAATCATGCCATTAGTACCAGGTATCCCTCTTACTAACAGCATTCGTGATTTTATCAACAGTGACTACTTGTCCGGCTCTATTCGACTTATAGACGCCCTTCTTACAGCCTTCTGTATTGCTGTAGGAGTTGGTGTTGTTATCACCTTTGCTCATTTTATAGGAGGAGGTGCTTACATCTAA
- a CDS encoding HlyC/CorC family transporter codes for MDTHLLIRLIILLLLLVLSAFFSSAETALTTVNKIKLKTMADDGNKKAARVLNVVTRPKKMLSAILIGNNIVNLSASSLATTLAIDIFGSVGAGIATGILTLLILIFGEITPKSIATINSTSLSLLFAPAISGLMWLLTPVIIIINFLAGLCIKLFGIDPDFKDDTITEDELRIMVDASHQSGEIEGDERTMIHKVFDFSDACAKEVMIPRIDMTMVDADISYNDLISVFKEDMFTRLPVCEPDSEKIIGIVNMKDFLGLVPGDDFSVRNYLRDVYFTYEMKNVSDLFDEMREESTTVSIVLDEYGDLSGMITMEDLLEEIVGEIRDEYDEDEEDPIVRLNDREYQVLGSMNLEDLCNIIPLGFTSEDYDTIGGYIVGAFDHFPNAGETYVSENGTIVRVLAVDKKRITKLRIKLPYQDTAPQA; via the coding sequence TTGGATACACACCTGTTAATTAGACTGATAATTCTCTTATTATTGTTAGTCCTTTCCGCATTCTTTTCATCGGCAGAAACGGCACTGACAACAGTAAATAAAATCAAACTGAAAACCATGGCAGACGATGGCAATAAAAAGGCAGCCAGAGTTTTAAATGTTGTCACTCGACCTAAAAAAATGCTATCGGCAATATTAATAGGAAATAACATTGTGAACCTGTCAGCCTCTTCCCTTGCAACAACCCTTGCAATAGACATATTTGGCAGCGTTGGAGCAGGAATAGCTACTGGTATTCTTACATTATTAATATTGATATTTGGAGAAATCACTCCAAAATCTATAGCAACCATCAATTCCACATCTCTCAGTCTTCTATTTGCACCTGCAATCAGTGGACTGATGTGGCTGCTCACACCAGTTATTATAATCATAAACTTCCTGGCCGGCCTCTGTATAAAACTTTTTGGAATCGATCCAGATTTCAAAGATGATACTATCACCGAGGATGAGCTCAGGATAATGGTAGATGCCAGCCATCAAAGCGGTGAAATTGAAGGTGATGAACGAACCATGATTCACAAGGTGTTCGACTTCTCCGATGCTTGCGCAAAGGAAGTTATGATTCCACGTATCGATATGACCATGGTTGATGCTGATATTTCTTACAATGATTTAATATCAGTATTCAAGGAAGACATGTTTACACGACTTCCCGTTTGCGAACCAGACAGTGAAAAGATTATCGGCATAGTAAATATGAAGGATTTCCTTGGACTTGTGCCTGGCGATGACTTCTCGGTAAGAAACTACCTTCGTGATGTTTACTTTACTTATGAAATGAAAAACGTATCTGATCTTTTTGATGAGATGCGAGAAGAATCTACAACAGTTTCCATAGTGTTGGATGAATACGGTGATTTATCCGGCATGATTACTATGGAAGATCTGTTGGAAGAAATTGTTGGCGAGATTCGTGATGAGTATGATGAGGACGAGGAAGACCCAATCGTACGCCTAAACGATAGAGAATACCAGGTTCTCGGTTCAATGAATCTTGAAGATTTATGCAATATAATTCCGCTTGGCTTTACAAGCGAGGACTATGATACCATCGGTGGATACATAGTTGGAGCCTTTGATCATTTTCCAAACGCCGGTGAAACCTACGTATCAGAAAATGGCACCATAGTACGTGTGCTTGCAGTTGATAAGAAGCGTATCACTAAGCTTAGAATCAAATTACCTTATCAAGATACTGCTCCACAAGCATAG
- a CDS encoding Mrp/NBP35 family ATP-binding protein: MAEKETCASASSCSRGSCEGCPSAEAAKKGVRNTAFLEQQNKNSNIKHVIGVVSGKGGVGKSLVTSSLAGVMARAGYKVGILDADITGPSIPKMFGVHGPAMANDDGTFPEVAEDGTKIMSINLMLEDEEAPVIWRGPVIAGVVKQFWTDTQWGDVDYLFVDMPPGTGDVPLTCFQSLPVDGIVIVTSPQELVQMIVKKAYNMADMMHIPVLGLVENYSYIACPDCGKKIEIFGESHIDEVAAGLNIPVLGKMPLDRAFATAADAGRIFDMPNNYLEGAQQVIESL; the protein is encoded by the coding sequence ATGGCAGAGAAAGAAACATGTGCTTCAGCTAGTTCTTGTAGCAGAGGCTCTTGTGAGGGCTGTCCTTCTGCAGAGGCAGCAAAAAAGGGTGTTAGAAATACAGCATTTTTAGAACAACAAAATAAGAATTCTAATATAAAGCATGTTATCGGAGTTGTATCTGGTAAGGGAGGAGTTGGTAAGTCATTAGTTACTTCATCTCTTGCAGGAGTAATGGCACGTGCAGGCTACAAAGTTGGTATTCTTGATGCGGATATTACAGGCCCATCTATTCCAAAGATGTTTGGTGTACACGGCCCAGCAATGGCCAACGATGATGGTACATTCCCAGAGGTTGCAGAGGATGGAACAAAAATCATGTCTATCAACCTTATGCTCGAGGATGAGGAAGCTCCAGTTATCTGGAGAGGTCCAGTTATTGCAGGCGTTGTAAAGCAGTTCTGGACAGACACACAGTGGGGCGATGTGGATTATCTATTTGTAGATATGCCACCTGGAACAGGTGATGTTCCTCTTACATGCTTCCAGTCACTTCCTGTAGACGGAATTGTTATCGTAACAAGCCCACAGGAATTAGTACAGATGATTGTTAAGAAGGCATACAACATGGCAGATATGATGCACATTCCAGTGCTTGGCCTTGTTGAAAACTATTCATATATTGCCTGCCCAGATTGTGGAAAGAAAATCGAAATCTTCGGCGAAAGCCACATTGATGAAGTGGCAGCAGGCCTTAATATTCCAGTACTTGGCAAGATGCCACTAGATAGAGCCTTCGCAACAGCTGCAGATGCAGGACGCATCTTCGATATGCCGAATAACTACCTTGAAGGGGCACAACAAGTAATTGAGTCTTTATAA
- a CDS encoding MATE family efflux transporter has protein sequence MNNSKKIDMTHGPLLGKLIIFTIPIILSGVLQLLFNAADVIVVGRFAGEASLAAVGSTGSLINLMTNLFIGMSVGANVCAAQFYGANHHDDVKKTVHTSTAFSLICGVFLVFVGLFLARPILEIMGSPEDVIGLAALYVRIYFIAMPAIMLYNFLAAILRAAGDTTHPLVFLSIAGVVNVILNLILVICFNMGVAGVAIATATSSYISCFLLVGFFMKQEDALRLEFSKIKIDKRILNRIIRIGLPAGIQGTVFSLSNVVIQSAINSFGTAVIAGSSAAASIEGFVYVSMNSVSQTTVTFVGQNYGAGDEHRVKKVIFETLGIVMVVGLALGNLAYHFATPLLGIYTDSADAIAAGTLRLFWVCCPYFLCGVMDTLTGGLRGLGRSTVPMIVSLLGACATRLIWIATYFRVHHTQSVLFFSYPGSWLLTLSVHSICLVLVYRAWVKRKASEVRI, from the coding sequence ATGAATAATTCAAAAAAAATCGATATGACCCATGGTCCCCTCTTGGGCAAATTAATTATCTTTACAATACCTATTATTTTGTCAGGTGTCTTGCAACTTCTTTTTAATGCAGCTGATGTAATAGTAGTGGGTCGTTTTGCCGGCGAAGCAAGCCTTGCAGCAGTTGGTTCTACAGGTTCCCTTATAAATTTAATGACTAACTTGTTTATTGGTATGTCCGTTGGTGCAAATGTATGCGCAGCTCAGTTTTATGGCGCAAATCACCATGACGACGTTAAAAAGACAGTTCATACAAGCACTGCTTTTTCATTGATTTGTGGCGTATTTCTTGTATTTGTTGGATTGTTTTTGGCCAGACCTATACTTGAGATAATGGGGTCACCTGAAGATGTTATTGGCTTGGCAGCCTTGTATGTTCGTATATATTTCATTGCGATGCCAGCTATCATGCTGTACAACTTCCTGGCAGCAATTCTTAGGGCAGCAGGAGATACTACTCATCCTCTTGTTTTCCTTAGTATTGCCGGTGTTGTTAATGTTATTTTAAATCTTATTCTGGTTATTTGTTTCAATATGGGTGTTGCAGGAGTTGCTATTGCTACTGCCACATCTAGCTATATCTCTTGTTTTCTATTAGTTGGCTTCTTTATGAAGCAAGAAGATGCATTACGACTTGAGTTTTCTAAGATTAAAATAGATAAGAGAATATTAAATCGTATTATAAGAATTGGATTACCTGCTGGAATTCAGGGAACTGTCTTCTCTCTGTCTAATGTTGTTATTCAGTCGGCAATCAATTCATTTGGTACTGCGGTAATAGCTGGATCGTCAGCTGCTGCCAGCATCGAAGGTTTCGTGTATGTTTCTATGAACTCAGTTTCACAGACGACAGTTACATTCGTTGGTCAAAACTACGGAGCTGGAGATGAGCATCGTGTTAAGAAGGTAATATTTGAGACACTTGGAATTGTAATGGTTGTTGGTCTTGCTTTGGGCAATTTAGCATACCATTTTGCAACACCATTGCTTGGTATCTACACAGACAGTGCAGATGCTATAGCGGCCGGAACACTGCGTCTTTTCTGGGTTTGTTGTCCGTACTTCCTTTGTGGAGTCATGGATACACTAACAGGTGGGCTGAGAGGATTGGGACGTTCTACAGTTCCTATGATAGTGTCGTTGTTGGGGGCATGTGCAACCAGATTAATCTGGATTGCCACATATTTCCGTGTTCATCATACACAATCAGTACTGTTTTTCTCATACCCAGGAAGCTGGCTGTTGACACTTAGCGTCCACAGCATCTGCCTCGTGTTGGTATATCGCGCCTGGGTAAAGCGCAAAGCATCTGAGGTGCGAATTTAA
- a CDS encoding threonine/serine exporter family protein: MIADYIIQFIVAMVATLAFAMIFSAPKSELVYCGISGAIGWISYSLISSILGAPTLGNMVGSLFLTLFSRSLAVKRKNPVTVYLIAGIFPLVPGAGIYYTSYYLIMNNMETFGSYGLSTIKTAGAIVMGIIFGMAFPQSWFNTVFAPSCHKSSSH, encoded by the coding sequence ATGATAGCTGATTACATTATTCAATTTATAGTAGCTATGGTGGCCACCTTAGCCTTTGCAATGATTTTTTCCGCACCAAAGTCAGAGCTTGTGTACTGTGGAATTTCCGGTGCAATCGGATGGATTTCCTATTCACTAATATCATCCATCCTTGGAGCACCAACACTTGGCAATATGGTAGGTTCTTTGTTCCTTACACTGTTTTCGCGTTCACTGGCTGTAAAAAGAAAAAATCCCGTCACCGTGTACCTTATAGCGGGAATTTTTCCACTGGTACCTGGTGCCGGAATCTACTATACTTCTTATTATTTAATTATGAACAACATGGAAACCTTTGGTTCTTACGGGTTATCCACTATCAAAACTGCAGGCGCAATCGTAATGGGAATCATCTTTGGTATGGCCTTCCCTCAAAGCTGGTTTAATACAGTTTTTGCACCTTCCTGTCATAAGTCATCAAGCCATTAA
- a CDS encoding electron transfer flavoprotein subunit alpha/FixB family protein translates to MSLEEYKGVAIFAQQVDNKLSSIAFELIGKAHELAADLGTDVTAVVLGSGIANLADELGEYGADKVVVIDDPALETYRTEPYAQALTAYINEYKPEIMLVGATAIGRDLGPTVSARVKTGLTADCTSLEIGDFPLQAREGQEQKHNQLLMTRPAFGGNTIATIACPDNRPQMATVRPGVMQKLEKQAGRKAEVINFKPELKENNRFVEILNVVKNVATTVDIMDAKILVSGGRGVGSPENFKLLDDLAEVLGGTVSCSRAVVDAGWKPKDLQVGQTGKTVRPNVYFAIGISGAIQHTAGMEESDIIIAINKDETAPIFDVADYGIVGDLNKIVPALTEALKAEIASK, encoded by the coding sequence ATGTCATTAGAAGAATACAAGGGCGTAGCTATATTCGCTCAGCAGGTTGATAATAAACTTAGCTCAATTGCCTTCGAACTTATCGGCAAGGCACATGAGCTTGCAGCAGATTTAGGAACAGATGTAACAGCAGTAGTACTTGGTTCAGGCATTGCTAACCTTGCAGATGAGCTTGGTGAGTACGGTGCAGACAAGGTTGTTGTTATTGATGATCCAGCACTTGAAACATATCGTACAGAGCCATATGCACAGGCTCTTACAGCTTATATTAATGAGTACAAGCCAGAGATTATGCTCGTTGGTGCAACAGCTATCGGTCGTGATCTTGGTCCTACAGTTTCAGCTAGAGTAAAGACAGGTCTTACAGCTGACTGTACATCACTTGAGATTGGTGATTTCCCACTTCAGGCTAGAGAAGGTCAGGAGCAGAAGCACAATCAGCTTCTTATGACTCGTCCAGCATTCGGTGGAAACACAATCGCTACAATCGCATGCCCAGACAACCGTCCACAGATGGCTACAGTTCGTCCAGGTGTTATGCAGAAGCTTGAGAAGCAGGCAGGCCGCAAGGCAGAAGTTATCAACTTCAAGCCAGAGCTTAAGGAAAACAATAGATTCGTTGAGATTCTTAACGTAGTAAAGAACGTTGCAACAACAGTAGATATCATGGATGCAAAGATCCTTGTATCTGGTGGTCGTGGAGTTGGTTCTCCAGAGAACTTCAAGCTCCTTGATGATCTTGCAGAGGTTCTTGGTGGTACAGTATCTTGCTCACGTGCAGTAGTAGATGCTGGATGGAAGCCAAAGGATCTTCAGGTTGGTCAGACAGGTAAGACTGTTCGTCCAAACGTTTACTTTGCAATTGGTATCTCTGGTGCTATCCAGCATACAGCAGGTATGGAAGAGTCAGATATCATCATCGCTATCAACAAAGATGAGACAGCTCCTATCTTTGACGTAGCTGATTATGGTATCGTTGGAGATCTTAACAAGATCGTTCCAGCTCTTACAGAAGCACTCAAGGCTGAGATCGCTTCAAAATAA
- a CDS encoding peptidylprolyl isomerase: MAQNPVVTIEMENGDIMKAELYPEIAPNTVNNFISLINHNFYDGVIFHRVIKGFMLQGGDPDGTGMGGPGYSIDGEFTSNGFKNDLKHEPGVLSMARTMMPNSAGSQFFIMHKNSPHLDGDYAAFGKIIEGMDVVNKIAETETDWSDRPVNEQKMKKVTVETFGVEYPEPETH; this comes from the coding sequence ATGGCACAGAATCCAGTAGTTACAATTGAAATGGAAAATGGCGATATCATGAAGGCTGAGCTTTATCCTGAAATTGCTCCAAACACAGTTAATAACTTTATTAGCTTGATTAACCATAACTTCTATGATGGAGTTATCTTCCACAGAGTTATCAAGGGCTTTATGCTTCAGGGTGGAGATCCAGACGGAACAGGTATGGGTGGCCCAGGATACTCTATCGATGGCGAATTTACAAGCAATGGCTTTAAGAATGATTTAAAGCACGAGCCAGGTGTACTTTCAATGGCTCGTACAATGATGCCAAACTCAGCAGGCAGTCAGTTCTTTATTATGCACAAGAATAGTCCACATCTTGATGGCGACTATGCTGCATTTGGTAAGATTATCGAGGGTATGGATGTTGTTAACAAGATTGCTGAGACTGAGACAGACTGGTCAGACAGACCTGTTAACGAGCAGAAGATGAAGAAGGTTACAGTAGAGACTTTCGGAGTTGAGTATCCAGAACCGGAAACACATTAA
- a CDS encoding glycoside hydrolase family 2 protein yields the protein MYWKEMLGAIAKPSKDSKTYELSTDYKFEGLLEYPRPQLQRKSYINLNGQWDYRIINGKGQVCSSGSILVPFSPETKLSGTDMHMLLPEETLEYTKVFEIDKVKRSKHLLLHFGAVDQVAHVSLNGINLGSHEGGFTSFTFDITDYVVEGNNELKVKVRDYTDRIGYARGKQCIEPSGMWYTAQSGIWQTVWMEWVPDAFVTDLKLNPDIDGNKLKMIIKVSEMKGHLDITSSNQDLIKEYRVDKIKDDKLYVTVDLNHYQLWSPEEPVLYFLNINYGKDSFSTYFAMRHFGVDRDEKGIPRLTLNHKPYFMNGILDQGYYPESLMTPPSDAAMINDIETIKSLGFNMIRKHCKIEPMRWYFHCDRLGMIVWQDIVNGGTKYDMNMICNIPTVVRPFGNAKDKNRLFLRFTGRNTEKSKEVWFKECKEMMHQLYNVPSLGQWCLFNEGWGQFDAAGCLDFAKEIDDTRPIDAASGWFHEGCGDVFSEHVYFEELKVKRNRRPYVISEYGGYSLKVGTHVKRDAVYGYKKYQQQHELQNAYDELMAKIKSLQEEGLSAAVFTQATDIEDEVNGLMTYDRKVQKLY from the coding sequence ATGTATTGGAAAGAAATGCTTGGAGCTATTGCTAAGCCTAGTAAAGATTCAAAGACATATGAGTTGAGCACGGATTACAAGTTTGAGGGCTTGTTAGAATATCCACGTCCTCAGCTTCAGCGAAAATCTTATATTAACTTAAATGGTCAGTGGGACTATCGAATAATAAACGGAAAGGGACAGGTATGCAGTTCAGGCAGTATACTTGTTCCTTTTTCACCAGAAACTAAGCTTTCTGGTACAGATATGCACATGCTTCTTCCAGAGGAAACACTGGAATATACAAAGGTATTTGAAATAGACAAGGTGAAAAGGTCTAAGCATTTGCTACTTCATTTCGGAGCGGTAGATCAGGTGGCCCATGTGTCTTTAAATGGCATTAATTTAGGCTCTCATGAAGGTGGCTTTACTTCTTTTACCTTTGATATCACAGATTATGTTGTAGAGGGAAATAACGAGCTTAAGGTAAAGGTTAGGGACTATACAGATAGAATTGGATATGCCAGAGGAAAACAATGTATTGAGCCATCAGGCATGTGGTATACAGCACAAAGCGGCATATGGCAGACAGTATGGATGGAATGGGTCCCAGATGCTTTTGTAACAGATTTAAAGCTTAATCCTGACATTGATGGGAACAAGCTTAAAATGATAATAAAGGTGTCTGAAATGAAGGGACACCTAGATATCACATCATCAAATCAGGATTTAATAAAAGAATATAGGGTTGATAAAATCAAGGATGATAAGCTTTATGTTACCGTGGACCTTAATCATTATCAACTGTGGTCGCCAGAAGAACCTGTTCTGTATTTTTTAAATATAAACTATGGCAAGGATAGCTTTTCTACATACTTTGCAATGAGGCACTTTGGTGTAGATAGGGATGAGAAGGGGATACCTCGTCTTACACTGAATCATAAGCCATATTTTATGAATGGAATATTAGATCAGGGGTACTATCCTGAGAGTCTCATGACACCTCCTTCAGATGCTGCCATGATAAACGATATTGAGACTATCAAATCGTTGGGCTTCAACATGATTCGTAAACATTGCAAGATTGAACCAATGCGCTGGTATTTCCATTGTGACAGGCTAGGAATGATAGTTTGGCAGGACATTGTAAATGGTGGAACTAAATACGATATGAATATGATTTGCAATATTCCTACAGTGGTACGACCATTTGGTAATGCCAAAGATAAAAACAGACTTTTCCTTAGATTTACTGGAAGAAACACTGAAAAATCTAAGGAAGTATGGTTCAAAGAATGCAAGGAAATGATGCATCAGCTTTATAATGTGCCTTCATTAGGCCAGTGGTGCCTATTTAATGAGGGATGGGGGCAGTTTGATGCTGCAGGTTGCCTTGATTTTGCCAAAGAAATCGATGATACAAGGCCAATTGATGCAGCTTCCGGCTGGTTCCATGAAGGTTGTGGAGATGTATTCTCTGAACATGTTTATTTTGAAGAATTAAAGGTAAAGCGAAATAGAAGACCTTATGTTATCTCTGAATATGGTGGATATTCTCTTAAAGTGGGTACTCACGTGAAGAGAGACGCTGTTTATGGATACAAAAAATATCAACAGCAACATGAGTTGCAGAATGCTTATGATGAGCTTATGGCAAAAATAAAGTCCCTCCAGGAAGAGGGACTAAGTGCTGCTGTATTTACTCAAGCTACTGACATCGAAGATGAGGTTAATGGCTTGATGACTTATGACAGGAAGGTGCAAAAACTGTATTAA